A genome region from Macaca nemestrina isolate mMacNem1 chromosome 20, mMacNem.hap1, whole genome shotgun sequence includes the following:
- the LOC105495625 gene encoding LOW QUALITY PROTEIN: cytochrome P450 2F1-like (The sequence of the model RefSeq protein was modified relative to this genomic sequence to represent the inferred CDS: inserted 1 base in 1 codon), translating to MVESGDGEPFDPTFVLSHSVSNIICSVLFASCFHCDDERLLTIIRLINDNFQIISSPWGETPFSPEHTSSSSKTLPLWSPVVQHLPEPPGLGARAAPTHLLELQAPERPHRPQRPRPAGLSRPQISPGLHRLLPHQDGRGQEDPLSHFHMDTLLMTTHNLLFGGTETVGTTLRHAFLALMKYPKVQARMQEEIDLAVGGARLPAALEDRSTMPYTDPVIHQVQRFADIIPMNLPHRLTRDTAFPGLLIPKGTDIITLLNTVHYGPSQFLTPQEFNPKHFXDANQSFKKSPAFMPFSAGRRLCLGESLARMELFLYLTAILQSFSLQPLGAPEDIDLTRLSSGPGNLPRPFQLCLLPC from the exons aTGGTGGAGAGTGGAGATG GCGAGCCCTTTGACCCCACGTTTGTGCTGAGTCACTCAGTGTCCAACATTATCTGTTCCGTGCTCTTCGCCAGCTGCTTCCACTGCGATGATGAGCGTCTGCTCACCATTATCCGCCTTATCAATGACAACTTCCAAATCATAAGCAGCCCCTGGGGCGAG ACTCCGTTCTCGCCTGAACACACTTCGTCCTCCTCCAAAACCCTCCCACTCTGGTCCCCAGTTGTACAACATCTTCCCGAGCCTCCTGGACTGGGTGCCCGGGCCGCACCAACGCATCTTCTAGAACTTCAAGCGCCTGAGAGACCTCATCGCCCACAGCGTCCACGACCAGCAGGCCTCTCTAGACCCCAGATCTCCCCGGGACTTCATCGACTGCTTCCTCACCAAGACGGCAGAG GGCAGGAGGACCCACTGAGCCACTTCCACATGGATACCCTGCTGATGACCACACATAACCTGCTCTTTGGCGGCACCGAGACGGTGGGCACCACGCTGCGCCACGCCTTCCTGGCACTCATGAAGTACCCGAAAGTTCAAG CCCGCATGCAGGAGGAGATCGACCTCGCAGTGGGAGGCGCCCGACTGCCAGCGGCGCTGGAGGACCGCAGTACCATGCCTTACACAGACCCGGTGATCCACCAGGTGCAGCGCTTTGCAGACATCATCCCCATGAACTTGCCGCACCGCCTCACTCGGGACACAGCCTTTCCTGGCTTGCTGATACCCAAG GGCACCGATATCATCACCCTCCTTAACACCGTCCACTACGGCCCCAGCCAGTTCCTGACACCCCAGGAGTTCAACCCCAAGCATT TGGATGCCAATCAGTCCTTCAAGAAGAGCCCAGCCTTTATGCCCTTCTCAGCTG GGCGCCGTCTGTGCCTGGGCGAGTCGCTGGCGCGCATGGAGCTCTTTCTGTACCTCACCGCCATCCTGCAGAGCTTCTCGCTGCAGCCGCTGGGTGCGCCCGAGGACATCGACCTGACCCGGCTCAGCTCAGGTCCTGGCAATTTGCCGCGGCCTTTCCAGCTGTGCCTGCTCCCGTGCTAA